The following are encoded together in the Cicer arietinum cultivar CDC Frontier isolate Library 1 chromosome 2, Cicar.CDCFrontier_v2.0, whole genome shotgun sequence genome:
- the LOC101499331 gene encoding neutral ceramidase 1-like: protein MEFPQVSCYATMRVCSFLLLLIILVKSDVAYSASNYLIGVGSYDITGPAADVNMMGYANAGQIASGVHFRLRSRAFIVGDPKGKRVVFVNLDACMASQIVTIKVLERLKARYGDIYTENNVAISGIHTHAGPGGYLQYVVYIVTSLGFVRQSFDVIVDGIEKSIVQAHENLRPGSIFVNKGEILDAGVNRSPSAYLNNPATERSKYNYNVDKEMSLLKFVDDEWGPVGSFNWFATHGTSMSRTNSLVSGDNKGAAARFMEDWFERKGAVRTDSVEFEKDGLPRRISNIIPSLPDNHHELLELAASFQSPPGSPATKTSSVARRVRGVLRQADKPRFVSAFCQSNCGDVSPNVLGAFCTDTGLPCDFNHSTCGGKNELCYGRGPGYPDEFESTRIIGERQFNKAVELFNGASEQIKGKVDFRHAYIDFSQLEVNVSSTGASKLVKTCPAAMGFGFAAGTTDGPGAFDFKQGDDQGNPFWKLVRNLLKTPDQEQIDCQYPKPILLDTGEMKLPYDWAPSILPIQILRIGQFVILSVPGEFTTMAGRRLRDAVKTVLSGDKSFGSDIHVVIAGLTNTYSQYVTTYEEYEVQRYEGASTLYGPHTLSAYIQEFKKLARALISGQPVEPGPQPPDLLNKQISLLTPVVMDRTPLGVNFGDCSSDVQKNSTFKRGDTVSVTFWSACPRNDLMTEGTFSLVEHLQGKDTWVPAYDDDDFCVRFIWSRPSKLSSHSKARIEWRIPQDVAPGVYRIKHFGASKGLLGSIHHFTGSSSAFVVAH from the exons ATGGAGTTTCCACAAGTTTCATGTTATGCAACTATGAGAGTTTGTAGCTTTTTGTTGCTCCTAATAATACTAGTGAAGAGTGATGTTGCATATTCTGCTTCTAATTATTTGATTGGTGTTGGAAGCTATGATATTACGGGTCCTGCAGCTGATGTTAACATGATGGGGTATGCTAACGCAGGACAGATTGCATCTGGGGTTCACTTCAGGTTAAGGTCTCGTGCTTTTATTGTTGGTGACCCAAAGGGTAAACGTGTCGTGTTTGTTAATCTTGATGCCTGCATGGCTTCTCAGATAGTTACTATCAAAGTTCTTGAGAGGCTTAAAGCAAG ATATGGTGACATATATACAGAAAATAATGTAGCTATTAGTGGAATTCACACTCATGCTGGTCCTGGGGGTTATCTCCAATATGTTGTGTATATTGTAACATCTCTTGGATTCGTTCGTCAGTCATTTGATGTCATTGTTGATGGCATCGAGAAAAGCATTGTCCAGGCCCATGAAAATCTCCGCCCAGGATCAATTTTTGTCAACAAGG GAGAGATTTTAGATGCTGGTGTTAATCGCAGTCCTAGTGCTTATCTCAACAACCCTGCTACAGAGAGAAGCAAATACAACTATAATGTCGATAAAGAAATGTCTCTTTTGAAGTTTGTTGATGATGAATGGGGTCCTGTGGGAAGCTTTAATTGGTTTGCTACACATGGGACTTCAATGAGTCGCACAAACTCATTAGTTAGTGGGGATAATAAGGGGGCTGCTGCGCGATTTATGGAAGACTGGTTTGAGCGAAAAGGTGCTGTAAGAACAGATTCTGTTGAATTTGAAAAGGATGGCTTACCTCGaagaatttcaaatataattcCCAGTCTTCCTGATAATC ACCATGAATTACTGGAACTTGCCGCCTCATTCCAATCTCCTCCTGGTAGCCCGGCAACCAAAACTTCAAGTGTTGCTAGACGTGTGAGAGGTGTCCTTAGGCAGGCTGACAAACCTAGATTTGTATCTGCATTTTGTCAATCAAATTGTGGTGATGTTAGTCCAAATGTACTTGGAGCCTTTTGTACAGACACTGGACTACCTTGTGACTTCAATCACAGCACATGTGGAGGGAAGAATGAGTTATGCTATGGCCGAGGACCTGG TTACCCAGATGAATTTGAAAGTACACGTATTATTGGGGAGAGACAGTTTAATAAAGCAGTGGAGCTATTTAATGGAGCATCCGAACAGATTAAAGGAAAGGTAGATTTTCGACATGCCTACATTGATTTCTCCCAGCTCGAGGTAAATGTTTCTAGCACAGGAGCTTCTAAGCTAGTAAAGACATGTCCAGCTGCAATGGGATTTGGATTTGCTGCTGGAACAACTGATGGGCCTGGAGCATTTGATTTTAAGCAAGGCGATGATCAG GGTAATCCATTCTGGAAACTGGTCCGCAACTTACTGAAAACGCCAGACCAGGAACAGATAGATTGTCAATACCCAAAGCCTATTTTGCTTGATACCGGTGAAATGAAGCTTCCATATGATTGGGCA CCTTCAATACTTCCAATCCAGATCCTCCGAATTGGGCAGTTTGTTATTCTTAGTGTACCAGGAG AATTTACAACAATGGCTGGGAGGCGGCTTCGCGATGCCGTGAAGACAGTGCTAAGTGGTGACAAAAGCTTCGGTAGCGACATTCATGTTGTTATAGCAGGGTTGACCAATACTTATTCACAATATGTGACCACATACGAGGAGTACGAGGTGCAAAGATATGAG GGTGCGTCCACGCTGTATGGTCCACACACACTGAGTGCATACATTCAAGAATTCAAGAAGCTCGCACGCGCTCTCATCAGTGGTCAGCCCGTAGAACCAGGCCCACAACCCCCTGACCTCTTGAACAAGCAAATAAGCTTACTAACACCGGTAGTGATGGATAGAACCCCTCTTGGTGTAAACTTTGGAGATTGTAGCTCTGATGTACAAAAAAATTCCACCTTTAAGAGAGGTGACACAGTTTCGGTTACTTTTTGGTCTGCTTGCCCTCGAAATGACCTTATGACTGAAGGTACATTTTCTCTGGTGGAACATCTCCAAGGAAAGGATACTTGGGTTCCTGCTTACGATGACGATGATTTCTGCGTGCGCTTCATCTGGTCAAGGCCTTCTAAACTCAGTTCTCATAGTAAAGCCAGAATAGAATGGAGGATTCCACAGGATGTAGCTCCTGGTGTATACAGAATAAAACATTTTGGGGCTTCAAAGGGTTTATTAGGGTCAATTCATCACTTTACCGGTTCATCTAGTGCATTTGTAGTAGCACACTAA
- the LOC101499647 gene encoding cytosolic enolase 3 codes for MSVQEYLDKYTLSRKLEDAVNAAVRAKTTDPVLFISNHMKKGVQSVITKVKARQILDSRGIPTVEVDLYTNKSMFRASVPSGNSTGMYEAVELRDGDKGVYLGNGVAKAVKNINEKISEALIGMDPTLQSQIDHAMIDLDKTEKKGELGANAILAVSIAACKAGAAEKEVPLYKHIADLSGKTNPMLPVPAFTVISGGKHAGNNLAIQEIMILPIGASRFEEALRMGSETYHHLKAVITEKCGAHNCNVGEDGGFAPNVSSFREALDLVKEAISRTGYNDKIKIALDVAATNFCIGKRYDLDFQSPQKSGQNFKSAEDLIELYQELCAEYPVVSIEDPFDKEDWEHIKYISSLGICQVVGDDLLMSNPKRIERAITETACNALLLKVNQVGTVTEVIEVVKQAKEAHWGVVTSHRCGETVDSFIADLSVGLAVGQIKAGAPCRGERLEKYNQLLRIEEELGDQAVYAGEDWRQ; via the exons ATGTCAGTTCAAGAATATCTCGATAAATACACGCTTTCCCGTAAACTCGAAGATGCCGTCAATGCCGCCGTTAGAGCCAAAACCACCGATCCCGTTCTCTTCATC TCGAATCACATGAAAAAGGGAGTTCAATCCGTTATCACCAAAGTGAAAGCGAGACAAATCCTTGATAGCAGAGGAATTCCAACCGTCGAAGTCGATTTGTATACTAACAAATCCATGTTTCGTGCTTCCGTTCCCTCCGGTAACTCCACTGGCAT GTATGAGGCTGTTGAGTTACGGGATGGGGACAAAGGTGTGTATCTAGGAAATGGTGTTGCTAAAgctgttaaaaatataaatgagaaAATATCTGAGGCATTGATCGGTATGGATCCAACACTGCAGTCCCAGATTGATCATGCTATGATAGACCTGGATAAAACAGAGAAGAAG GGGGAACTTGGAGCAAATGCTATATTAGCTGTGTCCATTGCTGCATGTAAAGCTGGGGCTGCTGAAAAGGAA gTTCCACTGTACAAGCACATTGCTGACCTGTCTGGAAAAACCAACCCAATGCTTCCCGTTCCTGCCTTTACTGTTATAAGTGGTGGGAAACATGCTGGAAATAATCTGGCCATTCAG GAAATCATGATTCTTCCGATTGGAGCAAGCAGATTTGAGGAAGCACTGCGAATGGGCTCTGAGACCTATCATCATTTAAAG GCTGTTATTACAGAAAAATGTGGGGCACATAACTGTAATGTTGGTGAAGATGGTGGCTTTGCTCCTAATGTCTCCAG TTTTAGAGAAGCCCTGGATCTTGTAAAGGAGGCCATTAGTAGAACCGgttataatgataaaataaagataGCACTTGATGTCGCTGCTACAAATTTTTGTATAG GTAAAAGATATGATCTGGACTTTCAATCTCCGCAAAAGTCAGGACAGAATTTTAAGTCAGCAGAGGATTTGATAGAGTTGTACCAGGAACTATGTGCTG AATACCCAGTTGTATCAATAGAAGATCCATTTGACAAGGAAGATTGGGAACATATCAAGTATATCTCAAGTCTTGGAATTTGCCAG GTAGTAGGCGATGATCTCTTGATGTCAAATCCAAAGCGCATTGAGAGAGCAATAACCGAGACTGCTTGTAATGCTCTTCTTCTTAAG GTCAACCAAGTTGGAACAGTTACAGAGGTAATTGAAGTGGTGAAGCAGGCAAAGGAAGCACATTGGGGAGTGGTGACGTCTCACAGATGTGGAGAAACTGTAGACTCTTTCATAGCTGATTTATCTGTTGGCCTTGCTGTTGGTCAGATTAAAGCAGGAGCTCCTTGCAGAGGAGAACGTTTAGAAAAGTACAACCAG TTACTTAGGATTGAGGAGGAGCTTGGAGATCAAGCAGTTTATGCTGGTGAAGATTGGAGGCAGTAA
- the LOC101499951 gene encoding FT-interacting protein 4-like, which translates to MSDQKVDFNLKVISPNIGANSTTRNGGITTSTDLVEINLFLFVKIVRATNLFGHYGYNNCDPYVEIIAGSFQGKTLCFRGTSDPEWNQVFALEKGLIQTEEITTVEILVKDNFLRYDQYIGKISLNISDISTRFPTDSALAPQWCQLEDPNGRKCRAGLMISCWIGTQADESFHEAWHLQLSDVPTGVQNTLNTCSRIYLMPRVWCLRVTLIQIEELIFDVEGPSQIFIRATLGNWTFTSKLANIDDGNTIWNEEVILFAVSEPFDQILSLSVEQGTLRRHKSLGTCVFPVKNSDMMSPPSTKTVAVMKNEGFVVGKLSTTLYLDGRYHMFDEDPRYSSDVNPTSNMLWRQSIGVFEMGILNATGLPAMKSPGRTDAYCVAKYGSKWIRSRTVVNSLSPKWNEQYSWDVYDPCTFITVCVFDNNHLEEGNIAAGAMDTRIGKVRIRLSEMGINRIYIYSYPLVELQPSGLKRMGEIQLAFKFTCPDMFNMCMMYTLPMLPGQHFSDPLSPTQFFGLRRQTIMLVLSKMSKAEPPLRREVIDYMLDSREIVWSMRRCRADFERINVFVSWLVGICNQFNEICKWTNPISTIIIWLVFLIVIIYPQNLMPAMFSCLILHVLQQLERKPKTLSHVDLHLSHVHTASIDELEEEFDPMPSKFGDVIMRNRYDRLRVAAGKYVTLMGEFATRMERLQSLLSWHDSIATMLAMILCLIIGIVTLIVPFQGLVFVWLLYLLRHPIFRSPFPPFYENWLRRMPSKLDSMI; encoded by the coding sequence ATGTCTGATCAGAAAGTGGATTTCAATTTGAAAGTTATTTCTCCCAACATTGGAGCCAATAGCACTACAAGAAATGGTGGAATCACAACTAGCACTGACCTTGTTGAAATCAATCTCTTCTTATTTGTAAAGATTGTCAGAGCCACAAATTTGTTTGGACATTATGGCTACAACAATTGTGATCCTTATGTGGAGATCATAGCTGGGAGCTTTCAAGGTAAAACCTTGTGCTTCCGCGGCACCTCAGACCCTGAATGGAACCAAGTCTTTGCTCTTGAGAAAGGTCTAATTCAAACTGAAGAGATAACAACTGTTGAGATTCTTGTGAAGGATAATTTTCTTAGGTATGATCAATATATAGGTAAGATTTCATTGAATATTTCTGATATTTCTACAAGGTTTCCAACTGATAGTGCACTAGCACCACAATGGTGTCAATTAGAGGATCCAAATGGGAGAAAATGCAGGGCAGGACTTATGATATCTTGTTGGATAGGAACTCAAGCTGATGAATCATTTCATGAAGCTTGGCATTTACAATTAAGTGATGTGCCAACTGGTGTTCAAAATACTCTCAATACTTGCTCAAGGATATACCTTATGCCTAGGGTATGGTGTCTTAGAGTTACTTTGATTCAAATTGAAGAACTGATTTTCGACGTCGAGGGCCCATCTCAAATTTTCATCCGGGCTACTCTTGGGAATTGGACTTTCACTAGTAAGTTGGCAAATATCGATGATGGAAACACGATATGGAACGAAGAAGTTATTCTCTTTGCTGTGTCAGAACCGTTTGATCAAATATTGAGTTTGAGTGTGGAGCAAGGTACATTGAGAAGGCACAAGAGTTTAGGGACATGTGTTTTTCCTGTGAAGAATTCAGACATGATGTCCCCTCCGTCTACTAAAACTGTTGCCGTTATGAAAAACGAAGGATTTGTTGTTGGTAAGCTTAGTACGACGCTCTATTTGGACGGCAGGTATCATATGTTTGATGAGGATCCACGCTATAGCAGTGATGTGAATCCAACATCTAATATGCTTTGGAGACAGAGCATCGGAGTTTTTGAGATGGGGATATTGAATGCTACCGGACTTCCAGCGATGAAATCGCCTGGCCGTACTGATGCATATTGTGTGGCTAAATATGGCTCGAAATGGATTCGGTCAAGAACTGTTGTTAATAGTCTTTCTCCAAAGTGGAATGAACAATACTCTTGGGATGTTTATGATCCATGTACATTTATCACAGTTTGTGTGTTTGATAATAATCACTTAGAGGAAGGAAATATAGCTGCAGGAGCAATGGATACAAGGATAGGGAAGGTGAGAATTCGTCTTTCGGAAATGGGAATCAATAGAATTTATATCTATTCTTATCCACTTGTTGAACTTCAACCTTCTGGGTTGAAAAGGATGGGAGAAATTCAATTGGCTTTCAAGTTTACTTGTCCAGATATGTTTAATATGTGTATGATGTACACGTTACCGATGCTTCCGGGACAACATTTCTCCGATCCGCTATCTCCGACTCAGTTCTTTGGATTAAGGAGACAAACTATCATGCTTGTGTTGTCAAAAATGAGCAAAGCTGAACCACCATTGAGAAGAGAGGTTATTGATTATATGTTAGATTCGCGCGAAATCGTGTGGAGTATGAGGAGATGTAGAGCAGATTTTGAAAGGATTAATGTCTTTGTAAGTTGGTTGGTTGGTATATGCAATCAATTCAATGAGATATGCAAGTGGACAAATCCTAtttcaacaataataatttgGTTGGTGTTCCTTATTGTGATAATCTACCCTCAAAATTTGATGCCAGCAATGTTTTCCTGTCTTATCCTGCATGTGTTACAGCAACTTGAAAGGAAGCCAAAAACACTGTCACATGTAGATTTGCATTTGTCTCATGTTCATACAGCAAGTATAGATGAACTAGAAGAAGAGTTTGATCCAATGCCGTCAAAATTCGGGGATGTCATCATGCGGAATAGGTACGATCGGTTAAGAGTTGCGGCTGGGAAATATGTAACATTGATGGGTGAGTTTGCAACTAGAATGGAGAGATTGCAATCTCTTTTGAGTTGGCATGATTCAATAGCTACAATGTTGGCTATGATTTTGTGTTTGATAATTGGTATTGTTACTTTGATTGTTCCTTTTCAAGGTCTTGTCTTTGTTTGGTTGCTTTATTTGTTAAGGCATCCAATATTTCGTTCACCATTTCCTCCATTTTATGAAAATTGGCTTAGAAGGATGCCTTCAAAATTAGATAGCATGATATGA